A single window of ANME-2 cluster archaeon DNA harbors:
- a CDS encoding lipopolysaccharide biosynthesis protein, whose translation MQILAKILNSVTLIILARLLLPSDFGIVAMAGILITIVDRFKDFGISNAIIQKQDKFEESLQTGFIMRSATGIFLFFIIFIIAPYWAIFFNDQAITSVLRILAIILILENFRFLPEIKLTKTLRFKTIVESNLLGYISYSAVAIALAYSGYSFWSIIYGRIAQSLISTIYYWIKSPVKLQLYFDKKIAKELYGYGKYVFATGLMVLLIDNVNYIVLGKILGPTVLGYYFIAYSWATFSSREVMAIVDRVLFPTYSTIKSDIGRVGNAYLKTLKYTSIISIPMNFGIFALAPEFVNIVLGEKWGPSILPLQILCILGLLLSLNSTTSGIYYSIGVPKIATILTGVQLFLMIILVLPAAKLFGINGAAALVSLLMIIITPINFVFVGRFLKIKTSRFIKILIPPTFSACVMTIIIFMIKQYTHMVNIFLYHPLIYLLFLLFSGIIIYSLILIVLTKGRIIEDIRILCSNLKS comes from the coding sequence TTGCAAATCCTTGCCAAGATACTCAACTCGGTCACTCTAATAATTTTAGCCCGATTACTCCTGCCCTCTGATTTTGGCATTGTTGCAATGGCTGGAATTTTGATCACTATAGTGGATCGGTTCAAAGATTTTGGCATTTCTAATGCAATTATTCAAAAACAGGACAAGTTTGAAGAATCATTACAGACTGGTTTCATAATGAGATCGGCTACAGGTATTTTTCTTTTTTTTATAATCTTTATTATTGCTCCCTATTGGGCAATTTTTTTCAACGATCAGGCAATTACCTCTGTTTTGAGAATTCTTGCTATTATTCTTATCCTTGAAAATTTCCGATTTTTACCAGAAATAAAATTAACAAAAACACTCAGGTTTAAAACGATAGTTGAATCCAATCTTTTAGGCTATATTTCATATTCAGCAGTAGCAATTGCTCTGGCATACTCTGGCTATTCTTTTTGGAGTATCATATATGGCAGGATAGCACAGAGCTTAATATCTACTATCTATTATTGGATCAAAAGTCCAGTGAAACTTCAGTTATATTTCGATAAAAAAATTGCAAAAGAACTTTATGGCTATGGGAAATATGTATTTGCAACAGGATTGATGGTTTTATTAATTGACAATGTAAATTATATAGTCTTGGGAAAGATACTCGGACCGACCGTTTTGGGCTACTACTTTATCGCTTATAGTTGGGCCACCTTTTCATCGAGAGAAGTTATGGCGATAGTTGACAGGGTCTTGTTTCCGACATATTCTACCATCAAATCTGATATTGGAAGGGTAGGAAATGCGTATCTAAAGACATTAAAATATACCTCCATTATATCAATACCAATGAATTTTGGAATTTTTGCACTCGCTCCGGAATTCGTAAATATAGTTCTTGGAGAAAAATGGGGTCCTTCCATTCTACCTTTACAGATATTATGTATTTTAGGGCTACTTCTTTCGCTCAATTCAACAACATCTGGTATATATTACTCCATCGGTGTGCCTAAAATCGCAACTATCTTGACTGGAGTACAATTATTTTTGATGATCATACTTGTTCTCCCGGCTGCGAAGCTTTTTGGAATAAACGGAGCTGCAGCTCTTGTTTCTCTATTAATGATCATTATTACTCCTATTAATTTTGTTTTTGTAGGAAGATTCCTGAAAATTAAGACAAGTAGGTTTATTAAAATTTTAATTCCTCCAACTTTTTCTGCGTGTGTAATGACAATAATTATTTTTATGATTAAACAATATACACATATGGTCAATATTTTTTTATACCATCCTCTAATATATCTATTATTTTTATTATTTTCAGGAATTATTATATATTCACTCATCCTAATTGTTTTAACAAAAGGAAGAATAATAGAAGACATTCGAATTTTATGCTCAAATCTTAAATCATGA
- a CDS encoding IS110 family transposase, translated as MSVLINKACGLDLHKRFLIATILSRSGEMAQKRFERNDQGILDLKSWIIGNQCEVVACESTSDFWVPIYDTLISHVTVIVGNARDMKAYSHKKTDKIDSEFIAQLALNNMVKPSRVFPKHHREFRSYVRLRHNLVRKRTDIKNQAHAILSSEMFHLSDVLTDIFGKNGKMVLSGICSGKKFDEIVDKLSPNVRKKSEQIKEILEREMSQSAAVRLRTCLNLIQDIDEQISIMETQMFNYVYKHHKHDMDILMSCPGIGELSAATLIAEIGDFNDFSSGDKLASWLGIVPNVYQSADKYYNGRITKRGSKVARWILTQIAQAASRKKASKLKEFFNRKKKTIGYQKAIIALARKIVTIIWHLITNNEMYEDETGYQKGEIQKRKIVETAEISIDERISILSEIFAIVNKKNTDVT; from the coding sequence TTGTCAGTACTAATAAACAAAGCTTGTGGTTTAGATCTCCACAAACGTTTTTTAATAGCCACAATACTCAGCCGATCAGGTGAAATGGCACAAAAGCGTTTCGAAAGGAATGACCAAGGAATTTTAGATCTCAAATCTTGGATAATCGGAAATCAGTGTGAAGTTGTTGCATGTGAATCAACAAGTGACTTTTGGGTTCCAATCTATGACACACTAATTAGTCACGTAACAGTAATTGTTGGAAATGCACGTGATATGAAGGCCTATTCTCATAAAAAGACGGATAAGATCGATTCTGAATTTATTGCACAACTTGCTTTAAATAACATGGTCAAGCCTTCAAGAGTTTTTCCCAAACACCACAGAGAATTCAGATCATATGTGCGTCTTCGTCACAATCTTGTGCGAAAAAGAACTGATATAAAAAATCAAGCACACGCCATTCTTTCTTCGGAAATGTTTCATCTCAGTGATGTACTCACTGATATTTTTGGTAAGAATGGCAAAATGGTTCTATCAGGAATCTGTTCTGGTAAGAAGTTTGACGAAATAGTAGACAAACTCAGTCCAAATGTTCGTAAAAAGAGTGAGCAGATCAAAGAGATTCTTGAACGTGAAATGTCTCAAAGTGCTGCAGTAAGGCTTCGAACATGCCTAAACTTGATCCAAGATATTGATGAGCAAATAAGCATTATGGAAACACAAATGTTCAATTACGTTTACAAACATCATAAACATGATATGGATATTTTGATGTCTTGCCCAGGTATCGGTGAGTTAAGTGCTGCAACACTGATTGCTGAAATCGGTGATTTCAATGACTTTTCATCGGGAGACAAGCTTGCTTCATGGCTTGGAATAGTACCAAATGTGTATCAATCTGCAGATAAATATTATAATGGAAGAATCACCAAAAGAGGTTCAAAGGTAGCAAGATGGATACTAACCCAGATTGCTCAAGCAGCTTCCAGAAAGAAAGCCAGTAAGCTGAAAGAATTTTTCAACCGGAAGAAGAAAACAATTGGATATCAAAAGGCAATAATTGCTCTGGCGAGAAAAATTGTAACGATTATATGGCATCTCATCACAAACAATGAAATGTATGAAGATGAAACCGGTTATCAAAAAGGAGAAATTCAAAAGAGGAAGATTGTTGAGACTGCTGAAATATCCATTGATGAGAGAATATCAATATTAAGTGAAATATTTGCAATTGTAAACAAAAAGAACACAGATGTAACATGA
- a CDS encoding methyltransferase domain-containing protein, translating into MNKNNTQKESICPVCRSSNTNVFLEIPKVPVHCNLLWETSDDALSAPTSDIILVFCEDCEHIFNCAFNLDLMEYTQQYENSLHFSPFFQGYAKELADRLIETYNLHGKSIIEIGCGKGEFLKLLCETGGNQGVGFDPSYENVGNRICPDSSTITFIKDFYSEDYLNYKSDFICCRHVLEHIQYPSDFLTNLRKIIGNNDTIVFFEVPNVGYTLRDLGIWDLIYEHRSFFNRNSLACLFNSCGFSICNLTETYKGQFLCIEAVPDKSPHDPNTQCAASKKMKSDVRKFTKIFWATIEEWQEKVKMIEQSGQRAVLWGAGSKGVTFLNMIVGGNNIEYVIDINPRKQGKYIPGTGLKILSPEFLREYKPDVAIVTNPIYKNEIQQTLNHLGLSTRLILVL; encoded by the coding sequence GTGAACAAAAATAATACACAGAAAGAAAGTATATGTCCTGTCTGTAGATCATCAAATACCAATGTGTTTCTTGAGATTCCAAAGGTCCCTGTTCATTGCAACCTTCTCTGGGAAACAAGTGACGATGCTTTGAGTGCCCCAACATCCGATATTATTTTAGTATTTTGTGAAGATTGTGAACATATATTCAATTGTGCTTTTAATCTCGACCTCATGGAGTATACACAACAATATGAAAATTCATTACACTTCTCTCCGTTTTTCCAGGGCTATGCTAAGGAATTAGCAGATCGATTGATTGAAACCTACAATTTACACGGAAAAAGTATCATCGAGATCGGATGTGGAAAAGGGGAGTTTTTAAAATTGCTATGTGAAACAGGTGGAAATCAAGGAGTTGGATTTGATCCTAGTTATGAAAATGTTGGGAATAGAATTTGCCCGGATTCATCAACAATTACTTTCATTAAGGATTTTTATTCAGAGGACTATTTGAATTATAAATCTGATTTCATCTGTTGTCGCCATGTTCTGGAACATATCCAATACCCATCTGATTTTTTGACAAATCTTCGTAAAATTATAGGGAATAATGATACCATAGTTTTTTTTGAGGTACCCAATGTTGGTTATACTCTCAGGGACCTTGGAATATGGGATTTAATTTATGAACATAGATCGTTCTTCAATAGGAATTCACTTGCTTGCTTATTTAATTCATGTGGATTCTCGATATGCAATTTAACTGAAACTTACAAAGGCCAATTTCTATGTATTGAAGCAGTACCTGATAAGTCACCCCATGATCCAAATACCCAATGTGCAGCCAGTAAGAAAATGAAATCCGATGTTAGAAAGTTTACTAAAATATTTTGGGCTACAATTGAAGAATGGCAGGAAAAAGTAAAGATGATTGAACAATCGGGTCAGAGAGCGGTATTATGGGGGGCAGGTTCCAAAGGTGTAACATTTTTAAATATGATCGTGGGTGGAAATAATATCGAATATGTTATTGATATCAATCCACGCAAACAGGGAAAATATATTCCAGGAACCGGACTGAAAATCTTATCGCCGGAGTTCCTGCGTGAATATAAGCCGGATGTTGCAATAGTAACTAACCCGATATATAAAAACGAAATTCAACAGACATTAAATCATTTAGGATTATCGACAAGATTAATACTTGTTTTATGA
- a CDS encoding glycosyltransferase, producing MASQNNANRIEVSIIIPTFNRQGSLVRTLDSLFNQTFSQENFEIIVVDGSTDNTEKIIKDIIKSHLNLRYIKQLDKGASSARNLGIINSNGEIVGFTDDDCVVDPVWIEQALESLKNADFCGVQGITLPEIKIQKKNKILEYADVATYTGKEKYRTYPTCNIFYRKKSLIEISCLDEKLTYGEDDDLAFRLIKRGNEIYLNKNMIVYHEVRYLNILKYIFKRLKRRESLPLFVKKHPEYRNRLFLKVFVPSHVYIIFAIGTFIIYLLNLDVSIPLFFTLFAFLVTRVFIDRNYIMIFVRILFFWRYFIIDFANVYYLVKGSIKHRSLLI from the coding sequence ATGGCTTCTCAAAACAATGCAAATAGAATAGAAGTAAGTATCATAATTCCAACTTTCAATAGGCAAGGGTCATTAGTAAGGACACTGGATTCACTATTTAATCAGACCTTTTCACAGGAAAATTTTGAAATAATTGTTGTCGATGGCTCAACTGACAATACGGAAAAGATAATAAAAGACATTATAAAAAGTCATCTAAATCTTCGTTATATTAAACAGTTAGATAAAGGTGCTTCATCCGCAAGAAATTTGGGAATTATCAATTCTAATGGAGAAATCGTGGGTTTTACGGATGATGACTGTGTTGTCGATCCAGTTTGGATTGAACAAGCATTAGAATCATTAAAAAATGCAGATTTTTGTGGAGTTCAAGGAATAACTCTTCCTGAAATAAAAATTCAAAAGAAAAATAAAATACTAGAATATGCAGATGTAGCGACATATACAGGAAAAGAAAAATATAGAACATATCCAACGTGTAATATTTTTTATAGGAAAAAATCTCTTATTGAAATATCATGTTTGGATGAAAAATTGACATATGGTGAAGATGATGATTTAGCATTTCGTCTAATTAAAAGAGGGAATGAAATTTATTTAAACAAAAATATGATAGTTTATCATGAGGTTCGATATCTTAATATTCTTAAATATATTTTTAAAAGATTGAAAAGGAGAGAATCACTTCCTCTATTTGTTAAAAAGCATCCTGAATATAGAAATCGGCTTTTTTTAAAAGTATTCGTACCATCACATGTGTACATTATTTTTGCAATCGGAACCTTTATTATTTACTTATTAAATTTAGATGTATCAATTCCATTATTTTTTACCTTATTTGCTTTCTTGGTTACCAGAGTTTTTATTGATAGAAATTATATAATGATATTTGTAAGAATATTGTTTTTTTGGAGATATTTCATCATAGACTTTGCAAATGTTTATTATCTTGTGAAAGGCAGTATAAAGCACAGGAGTTTATTGATTTGA
- a CDS encoding IS1 family transposase, whose amino-acid sequence MARPRSKIDITCQNPECKYFFVESGKDIIKRGKNRAGHQQYYCNHCRRWFVETANTPLYHKHLSKSEIINICKHLVEKNGIRSIERITGHHRDTIGNLIEDLALHAELVNSILLHDVKLRQFEVDEMWTFVKKNKKKLSPEALIQISKVIPGYSLS is encoded by the coding sequence ATGGCTAGACCTCGAAGTAAAATCGATATTACATGTCAGAATCCAGAATGCAAATATTTTTTTGTAGAGTCCGGGAAAGATATAATAAAGCGCGGAAAAAATCGAGCAGGGCATCAACAATATTATTGTAATCACTGCCGTCGTTGGTTTGTTGAAACAGCGAATACACCGCTGTATCATAAACATCTTTCGAAATCTGAGATAATCAACATCTGCAAACACCTTGTAGAGAAAAATGGTATCAGATCAATTGAAAGAATAACAGGCCACCACAGGGATACAATAGGAAATTTAATCGAAGATCTTGCCTTGCATGCTGAGTTAGTAAATTCTATACTTCTTCATGATGTAAAACTTAGACAATTTGAGGTTGATGAAATGTGGACATTCGTAAAAAAAAACAAAAAAAAGTTGAGCCCGGAAGCCCTAATTCAGATATCTAAGGTGATACCTGGATATTCACTTTCATAA
- a CDS encoding DUF4277 domain-containing protein has translation MNITTTSLSHLGLVSGTFDELGIVDSIDTTIPKIRNHNLW, from the coding sequence ATGAATATAACAACAACATCACTATCTCATTTAGGATTAGTTAGCGGAACGTTTGACGAACTTGGTATTGTAGACTCAATAGATACTACCATACCAAAAATTCGAAATCACAATTTATGGTAG